One Populus nigra chromosome 16, ddPopNigr1.1, whole genome shotgun sequence genomic window, TGAGTTATTATGATTTACCTGTTGCCATAAGAAGCTGTTTCACATACTGTGCCATGTTTCCTAAAGATCATGTGATGGAGAGagggaaattaattaaaatgtggATGGCACAAGGTTACCTCAAGGCATCACCGAGTAAAGAAATGGAGCTGGTTGGTAAGGGCTACTTCGAAATCTTAGCTACGCGTGCTTTCTTCCAGGATTTTCAAGAAACGGACGAGGACTCTATAAAGTTCAAGATGCATGACATAGTGCATGATTTCGCCCAGTTTTTGATGAAGGATGAATGCTTCACGGTGGAAACTGATGTTCTGAAGAGACAGAAAACTGAGTCTTTCTATGAAAGAGCTCGTCATGCAATTATGACAGTTTCCAATTGGGCACGATTCCCTCAGTCCATCTACAACGCAAGAAAACTCCGCAGCCTCCTGATCAGGTCTTTTAACGATACCGCAATCAGCAACCCGCTGCTGGAATTGCTCCGCAACTTGACGTATTTGAGGTTATTTGATTTGAGTGCATCTCAGATTGAAGGAATTTCAAGTGACGGGGGGAAATTGTTGCATCTGAGGTACCTCGATTTCTCTTACTGTCAATGGTTAAAGGAACTGCCTGAAACAATAagtgatttatataatttgcaGTCCTTAGATCTTACTTGGTGTGTTGCTCTAAAGAAATTACCTCAAAAGATGAGAAAGCTCATCAGATTGAGGCATTTGGAGATATTCGGTTCAGGTGTAGCCTTCCTGCCTAGAGGAATAGAGGAATTAACTTCTCTTCGAACATTAACAAATTTCATTGTTAGTGGAGGTGGGGGTCAAAGTGGTGCAGCTAATCTTGGTGAATTGGGAAACTTAAGTCACCTTCGAGGGACTCTTTGGATAGAGAAACTGCTAAATGTCAGAGATGTGAACGAAGCCGTGAAAGCCgaaatcaagaagaagaagtaccTGATTGGTTTATATCTGCTGTTCAATGGAGATGAAACAGAGCTGCGAGTTGACGAGAATGCTTTAATTGAAGCTTTGCAACCACCATCAAACTTGCAAGTTTTATGCATATCTGAATTCAGAGGGACCTTGTTACCGAACTGGATCATGTCGTTAACCAATTTAAGGGGGCTTGATATCTCTCACTGTGGAAGCTTCGAGGTTCTGCCTCCTTTCGGAAGATTACCATACCTTGAGAAACTAAAAATAGGTGTGAAAACAAGAAAGTTGGATGTTGGATTTTTAGGATTAGGACCTGTTAACAATGGCAGTGAAGGTATAtcaaagaaaggagaaaacGGAGAAATGGCGCCGGTTTCTGCTTTCCCGAAGCTGAAAGAACTCTTTATCTGGAAAATGGAAGAGTTGGAAGGGTGGGACGGAATTGGAATGGGCTTGGGAGAAAAAGATACAAGGACAGCAATAATGCCACAACTTCGAGAATTAGAAGTCAAGGGCTGTCCCAAGTTGAAAGCACTGCCAGACTATGTTCTTACAGCACCACTAGTGGAATTGAGGATGAATGAATGCCCCCTTCTTTCAGAACGTTACGAGGAGGAGAAGGGTGAAGACTGGCACAAGATTTCTCACATCTCAGAAATCGAAATTAATTACCAGCGTAGTAAGAGACCACCACGGAACTCTTAGGTTCTGCCGATGATACAGAGCAACAGGAAAGTTCTTCTACCCCTCACACTCCTTAAGTGTCGAAGATCATCATCAGGTATTTAACTATCTTTTGTTTTCATAGAGAAAAACTCTGAGCAAAAGATGCTGCTTTCACTTAATAAAATTTCTGATTCTTTTAGTAAGCACGTTCCTGCCTTTGCTTTCGCTTATGACCCGTTTCTGATTTTCATTCTTGTTTACTTGACAGCCTTACGGTATTGGTAGATACTTGATCATTGGCCCTGAGGTGGTTCTCTCATAATCGAGATGATATGGTTTTTATCTTCGTTTGTCAGTTGGATTCACAAACTTTGAATTCAAGTTCTGTAAATTTATTTGGATCTGTTGTTGGTTTGGACAGTACTGATGTATGCTTGTTGtctgataatattta contains:
- the LOC133675140 gene encoding disease resistance protein RGA2-like — protein: MADALVSTILEQMMTIARHQVEHEVKLVVGVEKEIEHLKNNFQAIRDVLEDAERKQLKDAAVKHWLNNLKDVSYDMDDVLDEWSTAVLKWEMEEAENALAPKSVVFSFLRSCCFCFRRAEQAENALAPKSVVSSFLCSFCCSFRRVARRHDIAHKIIEVSKKLEDIAKRKAMFGFELHEAIGKEPDRQTTSFVDVSRVHGREDEKKNVISKLLCDSSQEGRKVQVISIVGMGGLGKTTLAQLAYNADEIKTYFEKRIWVCVSHPFDENTVAKAIIEDLSGAAPNLVELEPLCKRISESIEGKKFLLVLDDVWEDNPRKWEPLKESLKCGAPGSRILVTTRKDTVAKMMESDYSLLLGKLTDEECWSVFSQVAFYGRSQDACEMFTEIGRQIVYRCKGLPLAAKTLGGLMQSKTTTEDWDNILSNELWEIEEVEKGIFPPLLLSYYDLPVAIRSCFTYCAMFPKDHVMERGKLIKMWMAQGYLKASPSKEMELVGKGYFEILATRAFFQDFQETDEDSIKFKMHDIVHDFAQFLMKDECFTVETDVLKRQKTESFYERARHAIMTVSNWARFPQSIYNARKLRSLLIRSFNDTAISNPLLELLRNLTYLRLFDLSASQIEGISSDGGKLLHLRYLDFSYCQWLKELPETISDLYNLQSLDLTWCVALKKLPQKMRKLIRLRHLEIFGSGVAFLPRGIEELTSLRTLTNFIVSGGGGQSGAANLGELGNLSHLRGTLWIEKLLNVRDVNEAVKAEIKKKKYLIGLYLLFNGDETELRVDENALIEALQPPSNLQVLCISEFRGTLLPNWIMSLTNLRGLDISHCGSFEVLPPFGRLPYLEKLKIGVKTRKLDVGFLGLGPVNNGSEGISKKGENGEMAPVSAFPKLKELFIWKMEELEGWDGIGMGLGEKDTRTAIMPQLRELEVKGCPKLKALPDYVLTAPLVELRMNECPLLSERYEEEKGEDWHKISHISEIEINYQRSKRPPRNS